Proteins encoded by one window of Arachis ipaensis cultivar K30076 chromosome B04, Araip1.1, whole genome shotgun sequence:
- the LOC107638405 gene encoding probable polygalacturonase, with translation MMVDTSTLGRFHHQRLEFKRCLPAIITSHRTLFTVLWIAAFASVFIWQRNVVVGGFFLFGRTLPPRPIPKLRPVVFNLTDFGGVGDGVTLNTEAFERAVSAISKLGKKGGGQLNVPPGRWLTAPFNLTSHMTLFVAQDAVILGLDDEKYWPLMPPLPSYGYGREHPGPRYGSLIHGQNLKDIVITGHNGTINGQGQTWWKKYRQKRLNHTRGPLVQIMWSSDIVIANITLRDSPFWTLHPYDCKNITIRNVTILAPVTEAPNTDGIDPDSCEDMLIEDCYISTGDDAIAIKSGWDQYGIAYGRPSMNIMIRNLVVRSVVSAGVSIGSEMSGGVSNVTVENILVWGSRRAVRIKTAPGRGGYVRHITYRNLTFDNVRVGIVIKTDYNEHPDDGYDPSALPVLKDISFTTVHGQGVRVPVRIHGSEEIPVRNVTFRDMSVGLTYKKKHIFQCAFVQGRVIGTIFPAPCENLDRYNEHGQLVKHSASQNVTDIDYDF, from the exons ATGATGGTGGACACCTCAACGCTTGGGCGCTTCCACCACCAAAGACTCGAATTCAAGCGCTGTCTCCCCGCAATCATAACCTCCCACAGAACCCTCTTCACCGTCCTCTGGATCGCCGCCTTCGCCTCCGTCTTCATCTGGCAGAGGAACGTTGTCGTCGGAGGCTTCTTCCTCTTCGGTCGGACCCTCCCGCCGCGCCCGATTCCCAAGCTGAGGCCGGTGGTTTTCAACTTGACCGATTTCGGGGGTGTCGGCGACGGTGTCACCCTCAACACTGAGGCATTTGAGAGGGCCGTTTCTGCGATTTCCAAGTTGGGGAAGAAAGGTGGTGGCCAGCTCAATGTGCCTCCCGGTCGCTGGCTTACTGCGCCCTTCAATCTCACCAGCCATATGACACTTTTTGTAGCTCAAGATGCTGTTATTCTTGGACTTGAT GATGAGAAGTATTGGCCACTGATGCCACCATTGCCATCGTATGGGTATGGGAGGGAGCATCCTGGACCACGATATGGCAGTTTGATTCATGGTCAAAATCTTAAAGATATTGTGATAACAG GGCATAACGGTACCATAAATGGACAGGGACAAACCTGGTGGAAAAAGTATCGTCAAAAACGTCTCAACCACACAAGGGGGCCACTTGTTCAGATCATGTGGTCTAGTGACATTGTCATTGCTAATATTACTTTGCGTGACTCTCCTTTTTGGACACTTCATCCATATGACTGCAAAAACATCACTATAAGAAATGTTACAATATTGGCTCCTGTAACTGAAGCTCCAAATACTGATGGCATAGATCCTG ACTCTTGTGAGGACATGTTGATAGAGGACTGTTACATAAGTACAGGAGATGATGCAATTGCAATAAAAAGTGGCTGGGATCAGTATGGAATTGCTTATGGAAGGCCATCCATGAATATAATGATCCGGAATCTAGTTGTTCGCTCCGTGGTCAG TGCTGGCGTTTCAATAGGCAGTGAGATGTCTGGTGGGGTGTCCAATGTGACTGTGGAGAATATTCTTGTATGGGGTTCTAGGCGTGCCGTGAGGATTAAGACGGCCCCTGGGCGAGGCGGATATGTTCGCCATATTACTTACCGGAATCTAACATTTGATAACGTCCGTGTTGGAATAGTAATTAAGACAGATTACAACGAACACCCTGATGATGGATATGACCCTAGTGCACTTCCTGTACTCAAAGACATAAGTTTCACCACCGTCCATGGCCAGGGTGTTCGTGTGCCAGTACGAATTCATGGCAGCGAAGAGATCCCAGTGAGAAATGTGACGTTTCGGGACATGTCAGTTGGCCTCACCTACAAGAAGAAACATATCTTTCAGTGTGCCTTTGTCCAAGGGCGCGTAATAGGGACCATCTTTCCTGCTCCCTGTGAGAACCTTGATCGGTACAATGAGCATGGACAGCTAGTTAAGCATTCTGCTTCCCAGAATGTAACAGACATAGATTATGATTTTTGA
- the LOC107638402 gene encoding pollen receptor-like kinase 3: MAAALFFFFLFLLPLPSFSITDGEALLKLKQALNNPPALSLWVPNKDPCALPLWVGVLCAKGTINGINLANMGLSGTIDVDALLQIPSLRTISLINNSLSGPIPDLNRIGALKAIYLNTNQFSGSIPPDYFDKLASLKKLWLSDNKFSGNIPISLTKLRFLSELRLDKNDFSGTLPDFTQPIRILDFSNNKLEGPIPPSMAGFDASVFAGNPALCGKPLKECGGGDASPSEPASSGGSAGGGLSWFWKILIVILLAAILAGVFVLVKNRRDQSDNFSVMSRGNSHVDEEVMQVHVAKSVKGSEGGSGTGIGGKRGGGGRGGMGDLIMVNDEKGVFGLTDLMKAAAEVLGNGGLGSAYKAAMANGISVVVKRMREMNKVSRDIFDAEMRRFGRIRNRNILTPLAYHYRKEEKLFVTEYIPKGSLLYVLHGDRGSSHGELTWPTRFAIVKGIAKGLSFLYTEFSTEELPHGNLKSSNILLTNQYEPLLSDYGFHSLMNPNYAIQTLFAYKTPDYTEYKHVSQKTDVYCLGIIILEIITGKFPSQYHSNGKGGTDVVQWVSTAISEKREADLIDPDLHPNNSSLPQMLQLVRIGADCTEPNPQRRLPMKEAIRRIEELQL, from the coding sequence ATGGCCGctgctcttttctttttcttcctcttcctccttcctCTCCCTTCCTTCTCCATCACCGACGGCGAAGCCTTACTCAAACTCAAACAAGCCCTCAACAACCCTCCTGCCCTCTCCTTATGGGTCCCAAACAAGGACCCTTGCGCCCTCCCCCTCTGGGTTGGCGTCCTCTGCGCTAAGGGCACCATCAACGGCATCAACCTCGCCAACATGGGACTCTCCGGCACCATCGACGTCGACGCCCTCTTGCAAATCCCCTCCCTCAGGACCATCAGCCTCATCAACAACTCATTATCCGGCCCCATTCCCGACCTCAACAGGATCGGCGCCCTCAAAGCCATTTACCTCAACACCAACCAATTCTCCGGTTCCATTCCGCCTGATTACTTCGACAAGTTAGCCTCCTTGAAGAAGCTATGGCTCTCCGACAATAAATTCTCCGGTAACATACCCATATCATTGACCAAGCTTCGCTTCCTTTCCGAGTTGCGCCTCGACAAAAACGACTTCTCAGGGACTCTACCTGACTTCACCCAACCAATAAGAATCCTCGACTTTTCCAACAACAAGCTAGAAGGTCCAATACCACCATCCATGGCGGGCTTTGACGCTAGTGTCTTCGCCGGGAATCCAGCTCTCTGCGGGAAGCCTCTCAAGGAATGCGGCGGTGGGGACGCCTCTCCTTCTGAGCCGGCGAGCTCTGGGGGCAGCGCCGGCGGTGGATTGAGTTGGTTCTGGAAGATCCTGATTGTCATTCTGCTGGCGGCGATTCTGGCGGGAGTGTTCGTGTTGGTGAAGAATCGGCGGGACCAAAGCGATAACTTCAGCGTGATGAGCAGAGGAAACAGCCACGTGGACGAGGAGGTGATGCAGGTGCACGTGGCGAAGAGCGTTAAGGGATCAGAAGGGGGCAGCGGCACAGGCATTGGTGGAAAGAGAGGAGGTGGCGGGAGAGGGGGGATGGGTGACCTCATAATGGTGAACGATGAGAAGGGCGTGTTTGGGCTGACGGACTTGATGAAGGCGGCAGCGGAGGTGCTGGGGAACGGGGGACTAGGGTCGGCGTACAAGGCGGCGATGGCGAACGGGATATCGGTGGTGGTTAAGAGGATGAGGGAGATGAATAAGGTGAGCAGAGACATATTCGACGCGGAGATGAGACGGTTTGGAAGGATCAGAAACCGTAACATCCTGACTCCTCTTGCTTACCATTATCGCAAGGAGGAGAAGTTGTTTGTGACGGAATACATCCCCAAAGGAAGCTTGCTTTATGTGCTTCATGGAGATAGAGGATCCAGCCATGGCGAACTCACCTGGCCAACACGTTTCGCCATTGTCAAGGGAATCGCAAAAGGTTTGAGTTTCCTCTACACTGAATTTTCAACCGAAGAGCTTCCCCATGGGAACCTCAAATCCAGCAACATTCTCCTCACCAACCAGTATGAGCCTCTCCTCAGCGACTATGGATTCCATTCGCTCATGAATCCCAACTACGCCATTCAAACCTTGTTTGCCTACAAAACTCCAGACTACACCGAATACAAACACGTGTCTCAGAAGACCGATGTGTACTGCCTTGGCATCATCATTCTGGAGATCATAACCGGCAAGTTCCCCTCTCAGTATCACAGCAATGGCAAGGGCGGCACCGATGTTGTGCAGTGGGTGTCCACCGCCATTTCCGAGAAAAGAGAGGCGGATTTAATCGACCCGGACTTGCACCCTAACAACAGCTCTCTCCCTCAGATGCTGCAGCTCGTCCGCATTGGAGCTGACTGCACGGAACCCAACCCCCAACGACGTCTTCCCATGAAGGAAGCCATTAGGAGGATAGAGGAACTTcagctttaa
- the LOC107638406 gene encoding ubiquinone biosynthesis protein COQ9-B, mitochondrial: MYRTAAKRLFSAATHSYHGNLHRLRLRPPHSQIFIPYRSFSTSEDQPFPIPQSPVHPETPLVPDSAPSSSPSPSPDEDPRTRGDKYQDEKSRVLHASLTHVIKLGWTEAALISGAKDVGLSPSIVGSLPRKEAALVEFFMDDCLQKLIDRIDSDESLKTLTPSECISKLIRIRLEMQAPYISTWPQALSIQAQPVNVPTSFKQRAMLVDEIWHAAGDNASDIDWYAKRTVLAGIYSTTEIYMLTDTSPDFRDTWAFLDARVKDAFDLKKTIQEAQHLAEAVSAGLGNTFQGFMGKVLRR, translated from the exons atgtaccGAACGGCGGCGAAGCGATTATTCTCCGCTGCAACTCATTCCTATCATGGTAATCTTCACCGCCTCCGGTTGCGCCCTCCACACTCTCAGATCTTCATACCCTATCGTTCCTTTTCCACATCCGAGGATCAACCATTTCCTATTCCACAATCTCCCGTTCATCCTGAAACCCCTCTCGTACCAGATTCAGCTCCATCTTCATCGCCATCGCCGTCGCCGGATGAGGATCCCAGAACCAGAGGAGACAAGTACCAGGACGAAAAATCTCGCGTGCTCCATGCCTCCCTCACTCACGTT ATAAAGCTGGGATGGACTGAAGCTGCGCTAATTTCAGGAGCAAAGGATGTTGGACTCTCCCCTTCCATCGTTGGTTCTTTGCCGAGGAAGGAAGCCGCTCTGGTTGAG TTTTTCATGGATGACTGCTTACAAAAGCTTATCGATAGAATTGACTCTGATGAGAGTTTGAAAACTTTGACACCAAGTGAATGTATCTCTAAGCTTATCAGAATTCGTCTAGAAATGCAAGCGCCATATATATCAACATGGCCTCAAGCTCTTAGCATCCAG GCACAACCGGTGAATGTTCCAACTAGTTTTAAGCAGAGGGCAATGCTCGTGGATGAGATTTGGCATGCTGCAGGTGACAATGCTTCTGATATTGATTGGTATGCCAAGCGCACTGTCCTGGCAGGAATATACTCAACAACCGAGATTTATATGCTGACAGATACCTCTCCTG ACTTCCGTGATACATGGGCCTTCCTGGATGCTCGAGTGAAAGATGCTTTCGATCTAAAGAAAACCATTCAAGAG GCACAGCATTTGGCAGAAGCTGTGAGTGCGGGACTCGGGAACACATTTCAAGGGTTTATGGGGAAAGTTCTTCGTAGATAA
- the LOC107638407 gene encoding uncharacterized protein LOC107638407 — MSLKASQVATKLNLQPHPEGGFYTETFRDGSVQLSKSQLPPQYKVDRPVSTSIYFLLPSGSVSRLHRIPCAETWHHYIGDPITVVELNENDASVKFTQLGSNLNENEVPQYTVPPNVWFGSFPTGDFNASPEGSSFVRGEAKDCERHYSLVGCTCAPAFQFQDFELAKRSDLVSRFPQLDQLITALTFPE, encoded by the exons ATGTCACTGAAGGCATCCCAGGTGGCAACGAAGCTGAATCTGCAGCCCCACCCTGAAGGTGGCTTCTACACCGAGACATTCCGCGACGGATCCGTTCAACTCTCCAAGTCTCAGCTTCCACCCCAAT ACAAAGTTGATCGCCCTGTATCAACCTCCATATACTTTCTGCTTCCATCTGGCAGCGTGTCTCGCCTGCACCGCATACCCTGTGCGGAAACCTGGCACCACTACATCGGTGACCCCATAACCGTAGTTGAACTGAATGAGAACGATGCAAGTGTCAAATTCACCCAGCTGGGATCCAACCTAAATGAGAATGAGGTGCCGCAGTATACTGTTCCTCCCAACGTGTGGTTTGGTTCATTCCCCACCGGGGATTTCAACGCGTCTCCGGAAGGGTCGTCGTTCGTGAGAGGCGAAGCAAAGGACTGTGAGAGGCACTACTCTCTGGTAGGGTGCACGTGTGCACCCGCGTTTCAGTTCCAGGACTTTGAGCTTGCTAAGCGCTCTGACCTCGTCTCCCGCTTTCCCCAGCTGGACCAACTCATCACTGCACTCACTTTTCCCGAGTGA
- the LOC107638401 gene encoding inter-alpha-trypsin inhibitor heavy chain H3 — MAEDFSRAVDDGIKLSKRIYFGKDRAVAPPNPVVPMAKSARALLPSGPMVYAVIQDPGIVDNPDIPSYQPHVHGRCDPPALIPLQMNAIAAEVDCHLDTAFITVTGVWRVHCIMGSRSCDCRLAVPMGSRGSILGVEIEVPRKSYSTQLVVMDDDTKKNESGTSLQNGGFVNSNIFTLTIPKIDGGTNLSIKISWSQKLVYTEGEYCLDLPYTFPDFVNPAGKRLSKKEKIQVNVNALPGSEILCRTMSHQLKAMKRHAGSMGFLYDAEVLSWSKTDFRFSYAVPTNYINGAILLEGASMHDFDQRQMFYIYLSPGDIKRDKVFRKDIIFVIDISGSMQGKLIEDTKSALSAALSKLNPDDSFNIIAFNAESRLFSKTMELASKDTVERAIEWINVNFVAGGGTNISHPLNTAIEMLSSAQSSVPIVFLVTDGTAEDERQICSMVKNHMADGESICPRIYTFGIGSFCNHYFLRMLAVISRGHYDAAFDVDLVEPQMLALFDKASSLVLANITIDIFDDLDEFEVHPSHIPDLSSGGPLTISGRYKGSFPETVKVKGILADLSNFAVDMKIETAKDMPLQRVSARDQIEILTAQAWLSENKQIEQKVAKLSLQAGFMSEYTRMVILENDHLKKVKESGKKEASKKSQPQYEENVQGQRMILLPHLGVGFGNLKATAENTPPGDVSKVPEVAEIFKAASNCCSRMCSYCCCMCCIDCCSRMNNQFATALTQLCIGLGCFGCLTCCSEICCSGNDG; from the exons ATGGCGGAGGATTTTTCCAGAGCCGTTGATGATGGGATCAAGCTCTCCAAGCGAATATACTTCGGCAAGGACAGGGCCGTGGCACCGCCCAATCCGGTGGTGCCGATGGCCAAGTCAGCCAGGGCGCTCCTTCCTTCGGGGCCCATGGTTTACGCCGTCATTCAAGACCCGGGGATCGTTGACAACCCGGACATTCCGAGCTACCAGCCGCACGTTCACGGACGCTGCGACCCGCCGGCGCTCATTCCGCTTCAGATGAACGCCATCGCCGCGGAGGTCGATTGCCACCTCGACACCGCGTTCATCACGGTGACCGGCGTATGGCGTGTCCATTGCATCATGGGAAGCCGAAGCTGTGATTGCCGTCTCGCTGTTCCCATGGGTTCCCGG GGTTCAATTCTAGGTGTTGAGATTGAGGTTCCAAGGAAATCATATTCAACTCAGCTGGTTGTGATGGATGATGACACCAAGAAAAATGAGAGTGGCACTTCCCTTCAAAATGGAGGCTTTGTCAACTCTAATATATTTACTTTGACTATACCAAAG ATTGATGGGGGTACCAATTTATCTATTAAAATTAGTTGGTCTCAGAAATTGGTCTACACCGAGGGTGAGTACTGTTTGGATTTGCCGTATACCTTTCCTGATTTTGTCAACCCTGCTGGGAAGAGATTATCCAAGAAAGAGAAGATACAAGTCAATGTAAATGCTCTTCCAGGAAGTGAGATTCTTTGCAGGACAATGAGCCATCAACTAAAG GCAATGAAGCGGCATGCTGGGAGTATGGGTTTCTTATATGATGCCGAAGTTCTCTCGTGGTCGAAAACTGATTTTAGATTTTCATATGCT GTTCCGACGAATTATATAAATGGAGCCATCCTTTTGGAAGGTGCATCTATGCATGATTTTGATCAGAGACAGATGTTCTACATATACCTTTCTCCAGGAGATATAAAGCGTGACAAG GTATTCAGAAAGGATATAATATTTGTTATCGACATCAGCGGAAGCATGCAGGGAAAACTAATTGAAGACACAAAGAGTGCCTTATCTGCAGCACTCTCTAAGCTTAATCCCGATGATTCATTTAATATTATCGCCTTCAATGCAGAGAGTCGTCTATTTTCGAAAACAATGGAATTGGCTTCCAAGGATACTGTTGAAAGGGCCATTGAGTGGATTAATGTGAATTTTGTGGCTGGGGGTGGTACAAATATTTCACATCCCTTAAACACG GCAATAGAGATGCTATCCAGTGCTCAAAGTTCAGTTCCAATAGTTTTCCTAGTTACAGATGGAACTGCTGAAGATGAGAGACAAATTTGTTCTATGGTAAAAAATCATATGGCAGATGGAGAGTCAATATGCCCCCGAATTTACACTTTTGGAATAG GTTCATTTTGCAACCATTATTTCTTGAGGATGCTAGCTGTGATTAGTAGGGGACACTATGATGCAGCTTTTGATGTAG ATTTGGTTGAGCCTCAAATGCTGGCATTGTTTGACAAAGCTTCATCCCTTGTTCTAGCAAATATAACAATAGACATATTTGATGATCTTGATGAGTTTGAG GTACACCCCTCTCATATTCCAGATCTTTCATCAGGGGGTCCATTGACTATATCTGGAAGGTACAAGGGAAGTTTCCCCGAAACTGTTAAAGTCAAAGGTATCTTGGCTGATCTCAGTAATTTTGCTGTAGATATGAAGATAGAAACAGCTAAGGACATGCCTTTACAGAGG GTTTCTGCAAGAGATCAGATAGAGATTCTAACTGCTCAAGCATGGCTTTCagaaaataaacaaatagaaCAGAAG GTCGCAAAACTGAGCCTGCAGGCTGGATTTATGTCCGAGTACACACGTATGGTAATACTTGAGAATGATCATCTAAAGAAAGTCAAGGAATCTGGGAAGAAAGAA GCATCGAAAAAGAGCCAGCCCCAGTATGAGGAAAACGTCCAAGGGCAGAGGATGATTTTACTCCCACATTTAGGTGTTGGCTTTGGCAACTTGAAAGCAACTGCTGAAAATACTCCTCCAGGAGATGTATCCAAGGTACCTGAAGTGGCTGAAATATTTAAGGCGGCCTCAAATTGCTGTAGCAGGATGTGCAGTTACTGCTGTTGCATGTGCTGCATCGATTGCTGTTCGCGGATGAACAACCAGTTTGCAACTGCATTGACTCAGCTTTGCATTGGTCTAGGATGCTTCGGCTGCCTCACATGTTGTTCAGAGATATGCTGTTCCGGAAACGATGGCTGA